The sequence below is a genomic window from Aureispira sp. CCB-E.
AAAGCGCTACAAAACGACAAAAATAATAACGCTTCTATGAAATCACTCAAAAAGTTTATCAAAGCTACTTTAAAAACCCTTCTATTTTTATACCTAGTGATTTGTATTGGGTTGTATTTTTTTCAAGAAAAATTAATTTTCTTTCCTCGCCAGTTGCCTTCAAATTTTGAATTTTCTTTTCAACGTCCTTTTGAAGAAGTTCAAATTCCAGTTGATCCACCTGAGCAATTAAACGGGCTTTGGTTCAAACAAGACTCTTCTAAAGGACTCATCTTTTATTTGCATGGCAATGCAGGTGCCTTAAATGGCTGGGGGCGAATCGCTCCAATTTATTTGAATTTAGGCTATGATATTTTTCTATTAGATTATCGGGGTTTTGGTAAGAGTACAGGAAGCATTTACAGTGAGGCACAATTTTTTGGAGATGCCCAAAAAGCCTATGATTGGGCGAAGCAACAATATCCTTCAGAAAAAATTACCATCATAGGCTATTCCATTGGTACAGGAGTTGCTGCCTACTTGGCAGCTAACAACAAAGCACAACAATTAATTTTAAAAGCACCTTACTACAGTTTAGTAGACATGATGCAAGCATACTATGCCTTTATCCCTACCTTTTTGCTGAAATATCACTTTGAAACATACCGCTATTTGCCACAAATAACTGTTCCGATTAGCATTTTTCATGGAGACCAAGACCAAGTAATTCCCTTTAACTCATCCGTACGTCTCCAAAAACTTTTAAAACCTACCGACCAGTTTATAGCCCTCCCAAAAGCGGGGCACAATGGTATGAATTATCATCCTCAATACATCAATTTCCTAAAAACATTGCTCTAATAATTGCCCCTTTGGCTGTGTTAAAAGATCATTTGCGACCTATTGCATTTTAGAGATGCTTAGTCTTGATACAAACAATTATTTCTTTTTCAAAAACTCCGTTTTCAAGACAATTGTCTTTTTCCCTATTCGACACTCTACAGCATTATCATCTCCTGTTAGACGGATTCCCTTAATAACCGTTCCACGTTTTAAGTTTAGCGAAGCCCCTTTAACCTTCAAATCTTTAATAGGCATCACAGCATCTCCATCTCTCAAAACATTTCCATTGCTATCTCTTACATTTGCCTCATCATCCAGTTCATCAGCCGATTCTTGCTGTTTTTTACCTTGATTTTTATAATCATAATCGTAGTTGTAATCATAATCGTAGTCATAATCAAACTCTTCTTCGTTCTTATTTTTTCCCATTTTGCTTCTATTCTTTTTTAGTCTAAGTATTTTTTGAACGATTACTTATTATAATACTCCGTAAGCAGCTCCTTTGTGCTACTACGTTGCTTCAACCTAGCAATATTATTACCTATTATCAATTGTTTTGTCTAATAATTGGAATCATTCTTGGACTGCTAAAGATACTCTTATTCTAGCATAGAATTATCTTTTCTTCACTTTATTTTTGCGCTGCTTTCTCTCCTAAGCTTCTTTCTAAGACCTCTTCTAATGGAAGCTGCTTGGCTTTGCTTTCCACCCAAGCGACATAATTAAAGTGTTGCAGCAATTCTAATTCTTCTTTAGGTGCACTAGCAATATACTCTTCTAACTTAACCAAATACTTTTGAAATACTTTTGCCAGTTCTTCTTTTGAAACAA
It includes:
- a CDS encoding alpha/beta fold hydrolase, producing MKSLKKFIKATLKTLLFLYLVICIGLYFFQEKLIFFPRQLPSNFEFSFQRPFEEVQIPVDPPEQLNGLWFKQDSSKGLIFYLHGNAGALNGWGRIAPIYLNLGYDIFLLDYRGFGKSTGSIYSEAQFFGDAQKAYDWAKQQYPSEKITIIGYSIGTGVAAYLAANNKAQQLILKAPYYSLVDMMQAYYAFIPTFLLKYHFETYRYLPQITVPISIFHGDQDQVIPFNSSVRLQKLLKPTDQFIALPKAGHNGMNYHPQYINFLKTLL
- a CDS encoding PhnA domain-containing protein — encoded protein: MPIKDLKVKGASLNLKRGTVIKGIRLTGDDNAVECRIGKKTIVLKTEFLKKK